The sequence ATCTGGGAGATAAACTGCATTTAATCCGTGCAGACAATAAGGCGCGCCTCGATCGTCAACGCTCAAGCGCTGATAGCAAAAGCCAGTTGGAATAGTATTGGCGCGCAAGAGAGCCGCTAGCAGATGACTTTTTGCATAGCAATATCCGGTTTTGCGATCGAGCACATCAGAGGCGCGACAGGTGACCGGATTCATCCGATAATCGCAACTATGGTAAATATTATCGCGAACCCACTCAAAACAAGACTTGGCGATCGCCTCCACTTTATCATGGCCGGCAGCAAGCTTTTCCGCCAGCTCCATGATTTGGCGATCGCGCCAATCAATAATCTCGCTCTCTTGCAAATAAGTATCCATCAGCATTTACCACAAAAGCTTAGCTAAAATCCCAAAACCTCTGCAACAACTGGGGACATAAGTACGGTCATGCTTGCCTTTCTACTGCGACATTTCAACAACCAATCCCCGTTGTTCATTATTAATTGTTAATTATTCATTATTCCAGTTTAACTCTCAAACGTCTCCTTCACTCCAGAACCCGTCGCCTCCACAATCAAAGCTTCCGCCTTATCCGGGTCTTGATACAAAAGTTCCAAAAACTTCCAAGCCTCCCAACCTACCAAATGCGCATAAAACTCAACCTCCCCCATAATTCTCGTTTCTGACTGGCGCAAATACATACTCAGACAATGATGCGCTTGATTCACCGGCCGGCGCTGAGTGCGGAAAAACGCCAACGCATTTAAAAGTCGATCTTCGTAAGGAGCGAGGGGGAGAATGTTCAATGCTTCAGGAGTCCGCTTCATCATAGTTGAGAAAAGTAGTAAGTTCGGTCAAGATACTTGCTGTATCGAGAATACTATGACAGATTTAACTCTCTGAAGGAATCAACTACAACTTCTTCAGCCACAAAGTAGGGGCGAACGGCCGTTCGCCCCTACATGCAATGTTTTGAGCCATTAATTCAATTAGCTTTGTGTTGCTAGACCTACACTAACTTCATACAAAATCAATAATAAGCTACATAAAACTTAACTACATAAAAAAAGAGAGGTATGTCAATGACATACCTCTCCTCAATTACTTAGCTGAATTTTTCAGCTAACCATTTGTACTAGTCTAGATCGGTCATACCTAGTACGGGTTCGTTCTCGCGATCGATACCTTTCTCGAAACCAGCAACAGCAGCGCGAGCGCGACCCGCGTGCCATAGGTGACCGATGAAGAGGAAGAACGCAAAGATGAAGTGAGAACCAGCTAACCAAGCGCGGGGGTTAACGTAGTTAAATCCATTAGGTTCGGTAATAATTCCACCTACGGAGTTAATCGAACCGTTAGGAGCGTGGGTCATGTACTCAGCCGCACGACGTAGTTGCCAAGGCTGAATATCATTTTTCAGTTTATTCAGGTCTAAACCATTCGGACCGCGCAGCGGCTCTAACCAAGGACCTTGGAAGTCCCAGAAACGCATGGTTTCACCACCGAAGATGATTTCGCCGGTAGGAGAGCGCATCAGGTATTTACCCAGACCGGTAGGACCTTGAGCAGAACCGATGTTTGCACCGAGTTTTTGGTCGCGAGCCAAGAACACAAAAGATTGAGCTTGAGACGCTTCAGCATTAGTGGGGCCGTAGAACTCGCTCGGATAAGCACTATTGTTGAACCACACAAACGCAGCAGCAATAAATCCCATCACAGACAGAGCAGCCAAGCTGTAAGACAGATAAGCTTCTCCAGACCAGATCAAAGCGCGACGGGCCCAACCAAAAGGTTTGGTCAGAATGTGCCAAACACCACCAGAGATACAAATCAGTCCGACCCAGATGTGGCCGCCGATGATATCTTCCATGTTGTTGACGCCGATCATCCAACCTTCGCCACCGAAGGGAGCATCAAACAAGTATCCGAAGATAACACCGGGGTCGAGAGTGGGGTTGCTGATGATGCGCACGTCACCACCACCAGGGGCCCAACTATCGTAGACACCGCCAAAGAACATGGCTTTGAAGACGAGCAACAGAGCGCCGCATCCTAAGAGGATCAAGTGATAACCAATGATATTGGTCATTTGATCTTTGTCTCTCCAGTCGTAACCGAAGAAAGCAGAGTAGTCTTCTAAGGTTTCAGGACCGCGCACGGCGTGGTAAATACCACCTAAACCGAGAACCGCAGAAGAGATGAGGTGCAGAACGCCAACCACAAAGTAGGGGAAGGTGTCTACAATTTCACCACCAGGACCAACACCCCAACCGAGGGTAGCCAGGTGAGGCAGAAGAATTGCGCCTTGTTCGTACAAAGGCTTTTCAGGGATGAAGTGAGCCACTTCAAA is a genomic window of Roseofilum casamattae BLCC-M143 containing:
- a CDS encoding transglutaminase-like domain-containing protein, encoding MDTYLQESEIIDWRDRQIMELAEKLAAGHDKVEAIAKSCFEWVRDNIYHSCDYRMNPVTCRASDVLDRKTGYCYAKSHLLAALLRANTIPTGFCYQRLSVDDRGAPYCLHGLNAVYLPDVGWYRIDARGNKEGVNARFTPPYEQLAYPIRLPEEGDCATIFAEPLPIVVETLQRYKTWDELHNHLPDTLELTWTHNLGALVT
- the psbC gene encoding photosystem II reaction center protein CP43; amino-acid sequence: MGGRDQESTGFAWWAGNARLINLSGKLLGAHVAHAGLIVFWTGAMTLFEVAHFIPEKPLYEQGAILLPHLATLGWGVGPGGEIVDTFPYFVVGVLHLISSAVLGLGGIYHAVRGPETLEDYSAFFGYDWRDKDQMTNIIGYHLILLGCGALLLVFKAMFFGGVYDSWAPGGGDVRIISNPTLDPGVIFGYLFDAPFGGEGWMIGVNNMEDIIGGHIWVGLICISGGVWHILTKPFGWARRALIWSGEAYLSYSLAALSVMGFIAAAFVWFNNSAYPSEFYGPTNAEASQAQSFVFLARDQKLGANIGSAQGPTGLGKYLMRSPTGEIIFGGETMRFWDFQGPWLEPLRGPNGLDLNKLKNDIQPWQLRRAAEYMTHAPNGSINSVGGIITEPNGFNYVNPRAWLAGSHFIFAFFLFIGHLWHAGRARAAVAGFEKGIDRENEPVLGMTDLD